The Edaphobacter acidisoli genome contains the following window.
CGTCTACTACCAGCAGGCCGCCGAGCTCATCCACGAGTCCTACACCGGCCACATCGACGCGCTCATCAACGACCAGTACTGCTCACTGCACGGCTCTCTGCGTTTCCTGCACAACATCGTCCGCTTCCCCGGCTGCGGCGTATTCGACGCGACCGAGTCCTGGGTCCTGCGCGACACCCGCACGCAAACCCTCGTCGGCATGGTGCTCTGCTCGCGCGTCGCCTCCGACGTCGCCCACATCACCCAGCTCTGCGTGGCCCCAGCCTATCGCGGAGCAAACCTCGGCAGCCTGCTGCTCCGCCATTCCATCGACCACCTCTCCCACTCAGGCTTCAACGCCATCACCCTGACCGTCACCGAAGCCAACCGCCCCGCAGTCCATCTCTACGAAGAACTCGGCTTCTTCACCCGCCACCGCTTCGAGGCAATGGTGCTCGATAAAACCGGAGCTCCCTGACGGTTTTGCCCCTGCTATTGCATCTCCATTCGACAATCTCTCTGCATTTCCGTTCCGTACCCTGAGCGAAGCTGAAGGGGGGAGGAATTATTATTGTTGTTGTTGCTGTGCCTCGACTACCTGCCACCAATAACCTGAAACTCCAGTCCATCGGCCCGACTGGGCGGCTTCGACGAATTCAGGTCCCTTTTCGGTCGCTCAACCACCGTGTAGAGCGACTCTGACAGATCGTAATCATCCAATAGATTGAGCTCATTGACGACGGAGCAGCTATGCGCGCGCACCGTAATCGAGGCGTCCACCCCGCACGATGGACCGCTAGGCCACATCTGCTTATCCTTTTGTTCGCGCTTACTAAGCAATCTCTGCGGTCCATTCCACACATCCACATCCCAGTCGGCAAACATGGAACACGCTCCAAGAACGATATCTTTATCCGTTGCGTTTAGGAGCCAGACATGCAGCGGAATGAGCCCCGCATCAAGACTAAAGCGGGTAGGAGGAAGAGAGATGCCATATCGCACAGCCCCACGATCCCGAAAGAAGGCCGGCACTCCCAAATTTACATACCTAAATGCCTGATTCGAGCATGTCAATGGAATTCCACCAAGCGCTGGCAGCCGAATCGGAGGCAGCGGCTTCTGTGATTTCCTTTCAACGGTCACACACTCGGTGCAACCACCTATCTTCAGTACCACTTCAAAGGATTGACTCGCTCCATGCACGTCAATCCGCTGCTTCGAAGTAACAAATCCAGCACTGTATACAGACAGGTTGTAGCTTCCCGGTATGGCGTCGACGACAAGTCGGCCATTTTTGTCCGCTTCCATAACGGGGTCAGCCGTATCGGAAGAACGGGTAATTTGAATGTCTGCCTGCGGAATCGCGACTCCCGTTGGGTCCATAACAACAACAGTCAAATGCGTCTTCGCACCGCTCTGCGCCTGGAGCACCGAAACAGCAAGAAAAGTTACCGCACCGCATAATCCAGTGAGTTTCATTTCGCTGAATAATACTCCAGGCAGAAGCTCCCGGAGCAACGAAACCCCAGCCTACTCGACGTGATAGTTCGGCGCCTCGCGCGTGATGATCACATCATGCACATGGCTCTCGCGCAGCCCGGCATTCGAGATCCGAATAAACCGCGCCTTCGTCTGCAAGTCCTCAATCGTCCCGCAGCCCAGATACCCCATTCCCGACTTGAGCCCACCCACAAGCTGATACACCATCGCCTCCAGCGGCCCACGATGCGGCACCCTGCCCTCAATCCCCTCCGGCACAAACTTCGCCAGCCGGTTCGATGAAGCCGTCTCGCGCGCCGTCAGCGAAGGCCGCTCCGTGCTCGCGTCCATATCTTCCTTGCCCTGAAAGTACCGCTCACCCGACCCCTGCGCCATCGCCGACAGCGACCCCATCCCGCGATACGCCTTAAAGCTCCGCCCCTGATACAGAATCGTCTCGCCCGGGCTCTCATCCACCCCGGCAAACAGCGACCCGATCATCACCACGCTCGCTCCCGCCGCAATCGCCTTCGTCACGTCGCCCGAATACTTGATGCCGCCATCCGCAATCACCGCCACCCCACGCGAACTCGCCGCGCGATACGCCTCCGCAATCGCCGTAATCTGCGGCATACCCGCGCCCGTCACCATGCGCGTCGTGCAGATCGACCCCGGCCCAATCCCCACCTTGATCGCGTCCGCGCCCGCATCAATCAACGCCATCGCGCCGTCGTACGTGGCAATATTCCCGGCCATCAGGTCCACATCCGGAAACCGCTTCTTGCAATCCCGCACCGCCTCCAGCACCCGCGACGAGTGCCCATGCGCCGAATCAATCGCCAGCGCATCCACCCGTGCCGCCACCAGCGCCGCCGCGCGCTCCAGAAAATCCCCCGTCGCCCCAATCGCTCCAGCCACGCGCAGCCGCCCCTGCGAATCCTTCGACGCATTCGGATACTTCAGCTTCTTCTGAATGTCCTTGACCGTAATCAGGCCCTTCAGCTCGTAGTCGTCGTTCACGACCAGCAGCTTCTCCACCCGATGCTGGTGCAGAATCTGCTCCGCCTGCTCCAGCGTCGTGCCCACCGGAACCGTAATCAGGTTCGTCTTCGTCATCACCGAATCAATCGTCAAATCGGTCCGCGAGACAAACCGCAGGTCGCGATTGGTCAGAATCCCGACCAGCTTCTTGTTCTTCGTCACCGGCACGCCCGAAATCTTGTACCGCCGCATCACCTCCAGCGCATCGGCAATCGACTGCTCCGGCGCAATCGTCACCGGGTCCACAATCATCCCGCTCTCCGACCGCTTCACCTTGTCGATCTCCCCAGCCTGCTGCTCGATCGACAGATTGCGATGAACCACGCCCATCCCGCCCTGCTGCGCCATCGCAATAGCCAGCCGCGACTCGGTCACGGTATCCATCGCCGCCGACATCAGCGGAGTATTGAGCGTGATATTCCGACTCAGCCGCGTCTGCGTGCTCACCTGGGTAGGAACAACATCGCTGTAAGAGGGAACGAGGAGAACGTCATCAAACGTAAGCGCTTCGGGAACAGGAAGATTGATCATAGAGATAGAGGCCTCCCCATGCGGGCAAAGTCGCGGAATGCAAAGATGCCGATGGGTTTAATCGCCTATTCTACCGCCTCCCACCGCCGCGTCAAAATAACTTCCGGTTAACGCACACATCGGATGCTCAATTCCCCAACAAATCCGGGTGCCCCATCTTCGCGACACCTTTATCGTCGCTAAGGTGGGTTCCCAGGATGCCGATGGAGAGTCCGTTCGGATGCCCCATCCTTCGCGGGCTTCATCGAGAAGGATGGGAAAGTAAACAGCCGACCAACGCCTTTGCCGTTGTTCTTGCTGTTGCCGTTGTTCTTGCTGTTGCCGTTGTTCTTGCTGTTGCCGTTGCTGTTGCCGTTGTTCTTGCTGTTGCCGTTGCTGTTGCCGTTGCCTTTGCCGTTGTTCTTGCTGTTGCCTTTGCTCTTGCCGTTGCTGTTGTTCCTGAGATAGGCCCGGACTTCAGTCCGGGCAACACCAGCCACAAAAAAGGGGGCTTCAGCCCCCGGGACTAGTTCGGCGACGGCCTTTCAACGTGGTCGATCACCAGAACATCTGCGGGGCCTTTTGTAGCCTCCAGCTTCAGGCCAAGCTGCTCCTGAACGGCGGTAAAGATACCTGGCGCGGCATCCGGTTCACTTACAGGTAAATTATCCGGCGACCACTTCAAGGTGAAGTCGTACCTGCCCGCAAGCCCGGTCTCATCGACAACGGGCCTGTCCAGATACGTCTGCATCCCAAGTGCAAAGTCCGACATCGAGTTATTCGTAAACTTCCTCTCGATCTGTCCTCCGTGTCCATGTCCGGTCTGTGAAGGCAACCCATACGAGGTTTCAGGACTTCGTGTCATCTTCGGACCACCCTTCGCCACCTTGATTGCATAAATCGAAAGGTCGCGTTTATCCCGATGGAACTTAAGCCCGAATCTGTCCCGCAGGAGCCCTTGCAGCATCTCCTGAATCTGCTGGAGGTTCGGCACCCCTGCCAGATCCGCCTGCCCTTCGATATCGAACTTCGCCGTCCCCAGCCAGGCCGGCTCGTCAACGATCTGCTTCGGATGGACCGCATAGGCGGCGGATATCAGGCTATCGACCGTCTCGTTTTCTATAAAAATGCGATGTCCGCCTATCTGGAAATTCCCACTCGTCTCATTAGGATTGGCCGGCTTGATCGTGGCCACTTCAAACGACGGATGCGCGTTTGCCGGCATCGGGGACATGGGCGAAACAGCCGGCGGCTTTGCGCCATTTTGCTGGGCAATCGCATTCGGCGCGAGGATCAATAAACCGATTGCGAAAAGACAGAACATCTTGTGCAGATTGACTCGAACAATGCCATTGGCCAACATTGAAGCGATCCCTCCATTCCGAGTGGATGGTTGCCTTTGTTCTTGCTGTTGCCTTTGCCCTTGCTGTTGTTCCTGAGATAGGCCCGGACTTCAGTCCGGGCAACACCAGCCACAAAAAAGGGGGGGCTTCAGCCCCCGGGACTAATTAGCCGAAGGCCGCTCGACATGGTCGATCACGTAATACACCACAGGCCCCTTCTCCGCCTCTAATTTCAGACCGAGCTGCTGCTTCAAGGCATCAAAGATCGACGGACGATCCAGCGACCGATCAGAAAGTTTTTCCTGCGAGACATTGAGTGGCAATACCGGAGCAAACGACAGCGTGAAGTCGTAGTACTGGGTCAGTCCAGTCCTGTCGATGACCGGACGCTCATCCTCATGGAGAACGCGCCCCAGCCACCAGCAAAAGTACTGCATGTTGACCCTCTTGCCGACGGCGACGCCATCCGCGTTGTAGTTCATCGGAATACTGAAATCCTGCTTGCTCTCATCGACCTTCATCTTCGAGCCCGACTTATCCACCGTCAACGCATAAACCGGACCTTCCTTGATCTCTTTGTGGAACTTCAGGTTGAACCGGTCCGCCAGCAGGTTCTGAAACATTACCTGTAAATCGTCCTTGCTGTAAGGTTGGTCCGCTTTGGCCTCGACATCATAGCCATCGGTGGAAAGCCAATCCGGCGCACCCGTGATCTGGCGCATGGGCACTTTGTACATCAGGCTGATCATCAATTTCACAGGAATGTTC
Protein-coding sequences here:
- a CDS encoding TIGR03435 family protein, with translation MLANGIVRVNLHKMFCLFAIGLLILAPNAIAQQNGAKPPAVSPMSPMPANAHPSFEVATIKPANPNETSGNFQIGGHRIFIENETVDSLISAAYAVHPKQIVDEPAWLGTAKFDIEGQADLAGVPNLQQIQEMLQGLLRDRFGLKFHRDKRDLSIYAIKVAKGGPKMTRSPETSYGLPSQTGHGHGGQIERKFTNNSMSDFALGMQTYLDRPVVDETGLAGRYDFTLKWSPDNLPVSEPDAAPGIFTAVQEQLGLKLEATKGPADVLVIDHVERPSPN
- a CDS encoding TIGR03435 family protein — encoded protein: MTERTKRNLCLLGVVVGLMSVTLAYGQDKPDRLTFDVASIRRSNPNVRDGFIKAMPGGIGYSAQNIPVKLMISLMYKVPMRQITGAPDWLSTDGYDVEAKADQPYSKDDLQVMFQNLLADRFNLKFHKEIKEGPVYALTVDKSGSKMKVDESKQDFSIPMNYNADGVAVGKRVNMQYFCWWLGRVLHEDERPVIDRTGLTQYYDFTLSFAPVLPLNVSQEKLSDRSLDRPSIFDALKQQLGLKLEAEKGPVVYYVIDHVERPSAN
- a CDS encoding carboxypeptidase-like regulatory domain-containing protein, yielding MKLTGLCGAVTFLAVSVLQAQSGAKTHLTVVVMDPTGVAIPQADIQITRSSDTADPVMEADKNGRLVVDAIPGSYNLSVYSAGFVTSKQRIDVHGASQSFEVVLKIGGCTECVTVERKSQKPLPPIRLPALGGIPLTCSNQAFRYVNLGVPAFFRDRGAVRYGISLPPTRFSLDAGLIPLHVWLLNATDKDIVLGACSMFADWDVDVWNGPQRLLSKREQKDKQMWPSGPSCGVDASITVRAHSCSVVNELNLLDDYDLSESLYTVVERPKRDLNSSKPPSRADGLEFQVIGGR
- the guaB gene encoding IMP dehydrogenase translates to MINLPVPEALTFDDVLLVPSYSDVVPTQVSTQTRLSRNITLNTPLMSAAMDTVTESRLAIAMAQQGGMGVVHRNLSIEQQAGEIDKVKRSESGMIVDPVTIAPEQSIADALEVMRRYKISGVPVTKNKKLVGILTNRDLRFVSRTDLTIDSVMTKTNLITVPVGTTLEQAEQILHQHRVEKLLVVNDDYELKGLITVKDIQKKLKYPNASKDSQGRLRVAGAIGATGDFLERAAALVAARVDALAIDSAHGHSSRVLEAVRDCKKRFPDVDLMAGNIATYDGAMALIDAGADAIKVGIGPGSICTTRMVTGAGMPQITAIAEAYRAASSRGVAVIADGGIKYSGDVTKAIAAGASVVMIGSLFAGVDESPGETILYQGRSFKAYRGMGSLSAMAQGSGERYFQGKEDMDASTERPSLTARETASSNRLAKFVPEGIEGRVPHRGPLEAMVYQLVGGLKSGMGYLGCGTIEDLQTKARFIRISNAGLRESHVHDVIITREAPNYHVE